One Cardiocondyla obscurior isolate alpha-2009 linkage group LG25, Cobs3.1, whole genome shotgun sequence genomic window, CCTGATCGACGTGGATCGTATAAACGAGGCAGGGGAAATTGACGAAACTGGTCTCTTGCGTGTCAAGCGAGAGCTGTGCGAGGTATCGAGAACCAGATTACGTTTAGAAGGATTATATTTATACCTTATGTATATTCGGTGAATATAACtaattaccatttttttttttttttttttttttttttaattgaattattggcttttttacaataacattttttattcttttttgcaGCTCGATTCTGACGCTGTATACAGTTGCACCAGCTGTGAAATGAACTTTAACTCAGTTTTGGAACATATCAAACAGTTCCACGACGGGCAGGAGGTTTTGCTGGAAATGGCAGATCAGTTTAATGATCAGGCCGCGAAGAGTCCAGGGTCTGTATTGTCCGAAAACTCGGGAAATGTGGCGAACGCACGGCAGCGGCAGACACTGAACACGTTACGCACGGAGGAATGTGTGGACAGCGAGGGTAGGCTCTATACTAGAAAAGTAGTGCAAATTGAGAAATTCTGGGATCGTACTCCGATTCAAATTACAACACCGCAATCAGCAAAGGCTCCGATGatcgagaaatttttttcgaatgTCGAGGGTGTTAAGGTACGATTTAAGGCGCGCTTTCCGGCAAAGGAAGAATCTTacgtgataattattttaagtaaaggTTGATGTTTTTTTAACGCATGCAATATTACAGGTACGAGAGAAACGTCTCGCGGCAGCGTCGATGCGAATGTACAAATGCAATCAATGTCTGCAGCAGTTTTCCAAGTTGGGAAACTTTCGCGTGCACGCCTGCGTTCGTGGAAATAATCGTTGCGAGCAATGCGATCAAAGCTTTGCAACCCCTAAAGCGCTACAACTTCATACAAAAGTGCATGACGGTGAAGTCGATTCGAATCAGAAAACGTTCCTCTGCACTACATGCGGCACCGAATTTTGCTCTCACAAAAGCTTACGATTGCACTCGAGGATGCACGCGCCAGTAAGAGCTAGGCATGTCGACGCACCGGAGGGTACTCCTAATGCAACTTTCACCTGCCCTGAATGTggtaataaatctttattttattcttaaaattaaattattaatttaattaggcTAATGatcaaatataaaacagaaaagaaatatacaaaattataaagtttgaatttcacaaattaattgcttttgaTATTATGCTGCATTGGTttacttttcgttttttttttttttttttattaaaaaaaatttatatttttttatttattaaaagaaatttatttttttttaatactttgcaGGAAAAACTCTGTCCGAGTCGTATAAAGACGCACACATGACCCTGCATACGGGTGACTCGGTAACATGCACCGTTTGCAACCGGAAATTCGATTCTGCAGACAGTCTAGCGATGCACACAGCGGTGCACGTCGAACTAGTATCTTCGCGACCACCTACTCCACAGATTTCGGGTTTAGTCTCTACCAATATAGATGCAACAACGATACCATCAACGGCGGCACTAGCGATGATGACATCTTCAACGTTAGCTACGACAACGGCTTCAACAATCGCCGTAACATCAACTACAACggtaacgacgacgacgacgacgacagtAACAATGGCGGAAGCCGGAGACAGTCAGAAACCGTATCAATGTCAGCATTGCGGACGCAGGTTCACTAGACCGCATGAGAAAGTCAAGCACGAACGAATTCACACCGGAGAAAAACCGCATGCTTGCGAGGTAGGTGGATAGTTGTGCagtcattttttattaagatcaATGAAGTAGCTGTGCAAACATACAGCTGTAAATTCTTGACTGCCTGAACTACTAAtggttaattaataactttaattttatttctacgatacttgtaaaaataaaattaatgatttcaATCTTTTACACTGCTACAAcaattacgaaaaaattttagaaagtgCATTGTTAcgaatttgattaattatataagtattacgcatttgttttataatttttctttttacttacaGGTTTGCGGCAAAACTTTTCGCGTGTCTTACTGCTTGACCCTTCACATGCGGACTCATACGGGTGTACGGCCTTATGCCTGTCAGCATTGCGGCAAACGTTTCAAGGCGTCTTCCGTTTACAACCATCACTTACTGACGCACGGTGAGGAACGTGCCTACACTTGCCCGTACTGTCCGAAAACGTTCAAGACGCGGGTACAACTAGCCGGTCATAAAAACAGCCACACAAAGCCATTCCGATGCACCGAGTGCTCGAGACCGTTTGCGTCACTCTACGCTGTCCGTGCACACATCCAGACACATAAGAAGGATAACAATCTCAAATTTAGCTGTTACGTGTGCGGTGCGTCGTACGGTCGGGCGTTTGCTCTTAAGGATCACCTGAAGCAACACGGTCAGGACGTAATGGCGCTACCAGAACCAGCACGGGAGGAAGAAGTGCACGAGAATTTTCTTCTCGGTGAAGAGGAGCTCGATGAAGTGAAATTTGTGGCTCGACCTTCTCTACCGCCGCCGACATTACCACCGCCACCACCATTGCCATCGCCATCGCCATCGCCATCGCCATCGCCATCGCTATCGCCATCGCCATCGCCATCGCCATCGCAATCGCCATCGTCACCTCCACCATCGATACCGTTTCCTGCCATCGCGCGTTCTCCCTGCGTGAACAAAACCGACTGATATTAATTGTTGCAATTTAATTCTAGTCGTAATGCATTTCGCAAGCTTGCCGTAATAGCCTACGAAGATCGTttgtggaaattaaataaatttacataaacgATTAGCAGTACTGAAACTGTTACCTGAATACGCGAGAGTCTCTATTTGTCCGCACGTGTTGTTACAAGTTCCGTGTTGTATGCGGCGAAtagagagaatttttttttaccaaaacCAATGCGATTGGGACCTAGTTGTACGTAAGAGTTGTTGACTTGTTAACAAAGTTTATTATTGTTCATATTTCCCGTACCGTGTtcactattttatattacgaaCAGAGCTCAAAGAAACTATCGGATAATGAGGAAAGCGAGATATCCGCCTGACCCTTATCCGTTGCTTACGGTGAATCAGTTCTGCGGATGAGCCGCATCGGTGCgcgccataaaaaaaaaaaaaaaaaaaaaaacatttaattatatttaaattttatcattattaatattatattcaataCACGGAGATATCCGTATTGCAGTACGCGAATATTCGTAAAATCAATTTAGTATTGCGTACAATGCATAATCGATTATCAAGTGGGTGGGCGGGTATTTTCGAGCTTTAGTTACAATTTCCTGAGTTTCATTTGGAAACGGAGAATTCTAATAGAATAAGTTTTTaaagcgtttttaatttatttaaaacttcttGCCAGCaagaagtaaatttttttgtacgtGATGTATACATATCACAGTTAAACAAACTGATGTTAGCTTTAATTTcacagttatttaatttattgcgtACCTAATGTTACAATTTTGAATCATTGTAacatgcataattaattatattaattaaaagttccTCGAAAGAGATTCAATTTCGTATGAGAACTAGACTGGAATCCTCGTCCACAGACCGATctggattattttaaattatttaatcgtattcgtttaatttttaatgattcaGATTTTTCTAATGTTACACTGTTGTTACACGCTGTTGTTTGAAAAGTATTttgtgaaaaaataaattttcattaaaaaaatttgtttatttcgtAAACCTTCCGCTACTTGTTTtactccgtttttttttttcgtttcgcaATTTCGTTCATGTGAAAGTGTGGGTTTTACATGGACGTAAAACTACCGGCTACAACAGGCCATAGTTGTCCTTAAGCCAGCGTTGCTCCAGTTGTGAGTTGTGGCCATTTGATTTATTTAGGTCTGTCTTGccgatttttaaatattttctcgtgATTTTACGATCTAGAGGGCTGAATAGTAAGcataaactaattaaaatgtgcATTAACTTACCACTAACGATAGATTTCGCTGCTCCGAACGCAATATGTATTATAACCTCAAAGTATTGGTGAATAACAGtgataatttatcatttaaaatttacaaacaataaaatattactaattaataattaatatgattattaAACGATACGTGCGCGTacaaaatcttaatttttttattacgcaaagtgcatgatataaaaatatttcttttggaCATTGCGTCTTGTTTATTTGAAAAGATAACAGGTTTTAGACAAAAATTTCTCGTCTGAAATgtgaaaagttaattaaattactattataattaatatcaagatgttataataaattattatgttaatgtTACGTTTTGATTTTACTTACAGCTCTTTGTAAATTTATGAAAGTAAAACCAATCGATCTTAATAGTGATATTTGTAAGTGATTGATGCAACAGCTTGtatattgcataaaaaatggtaagtgtgtttatagtatatattatattttactacaTTACTATTGATatgtatgttttattaaaatgcacttttttttttaggcacGAAATGCAGAAAAGGCTATGTAAGTATCACTTTTAACGAtgtctattttataatttttatatattttctgtaaaaagaaaaattgttattaatatgaCAGATAgatcaaatatttcttttattaacaCATGCACTGTTAGAGtcgttaatatattatatatacaattaatattaattatttttaggacAACGCTTGCTCGTTGGAGAGCAGCACAAAACAACGAGGGGACAAGAAAGGAGCAGGAGAGAAGGCCATACTTGGCTTCAGAATGTAGAGATTTGCGTAAGGCGGAGAAATGGCGCATGCAAATTATTAGAGAAATCGCGAAGAAGGTTGCTCAGATTCAAAATGCCGGGCTTGGAGAGTTCCGCATTCGTGATCTAAACgacgagataaataaattgcttaGAGAGAAGCGGCACTGGGAGGCCCAAATAAAAGAGCTCGGTGGGCCTGATTATTCCCGAGTCGGACCTCGCATGTTAGATCACGAGGGACGcgaggtaaaattaattttttttttttttttttttttttttgtaatatctaCAAAGTGTATCGGAAAGATTTATCAAACACTCGGAATGATTTGCAGGTACCTGGCAATCGAGGCTATAAGTATTTTGGCGCGGCTAAGGAATTACCCGGCGTTAGAGAATTATTTGAACAAGAACCACCGCCGCCTCCCCGGAAAACTCGCGCAGAGTTAATGAAAGACATCGATGCGGACTATTACGGTTACATGGACGACGACGATGGTATTCTGATACCGTTGGAGCAAAAGGCCGAGCAGGAGGCTAGAGGAAAATGCATTCAAGAATGGATTGATCGCGAGAAGGAACCGGAGGTTGAGGTTGAGGTTGAGGTTGAGACAACGGCACAGAAAATGATTCCCTCGCAGCAAGACATTCAGGAGGCTTTATTAgttaggaaaaagaaagagctcCTAGAGAAATATGGCCTGGACTGAAGTCTCTAAAGTTAGCATTGTGTttca contains:
- the LOC139111815 gene encoding zinc finger protein 879 isoform X1 — protein: MGSLNLICPMCCGETFNTPQSLKYHLLSLTDNLYCPGCSQRSDSVTSLIQHLDACEYDMRYKLKPEILADKFRKGGKESEIKMDLLMDVKAQQINRSFLATIGNNGVVIMGDPQTIQMDENGEIKVVEKMGVEETQPDENSLDFKISEGYAGDGGGGQQRLQSSQGLVAIPISNADRKMEKNVITVLPDNSQLLGGETATLIDVDRINEAGEIDETGLLRVKRELCELDSDAVYSCTSCEMNFNSVLEHIKQFHDGQEVLLEMADQFNDQAAKSPGSVLSENSGNVANARQRQTLNTLRTEECVDSEGRLYTRKVVQIEKFWDRTPIQITTPQSAKAPMIEKFFSNVEGVKVREKRLAAASMRMYKCNQCLQQFSKLGNFRVHACVRGNNRCEQCDQSFATPKALQLHTKVHDGEVDSNQKTFLCTTCGTEFCSHKSLRLHSRMHAPVRARHVDAPEGTPNATFTCPECGKTLSESYKDAHMTLHTGDSVTCTVCNRKFDSADSLAMHTAVHVELVSSRPPTPQISGLVSTNIDATTIPSTAALAMMTSSTLATTTASTIAVTSTTTVTTTTTTTVTMAEAGDSQKPYQCQHCGRRFTRPHEKVKHERIHTGEKPHACEVCGKTFRVSYCLTLHMRTHTGVRPYACQHCGKRFKASSVYNHHLLTHGEERAYTCPYCPKTFKTRVQLAGHKNSHTKPFRCTECSRPFASLYAVRAHIQTHKKDNNLKFSCYVCGASYGRAFALKDHLKQHGQDVMALPEPAREEEVHENFLLGEEELDEVKFVARPSLPPPTLPPPPPLPSPSPSPSPSPSLSPSPSPSPSQSPSSPPPSIPFPAIARSPCVNKTD
- the LOC139111815 gene encoding oocyte zinc finger protein XlCOF6 isoform X2, which encodes MKTISEGYAGDGGGGQQRLQSSQGLVAIPISNADRKMEKNVITVLPDNSQLLGGETATLIDVDRINEAGEIDETGLLRVKRELCELDSDAVYSCTSCEMNFNSVLEHIKQFHDGQEVLLEMADQFNDQAAKSPGSVLSENSGNVANARQRQTLNTLRTEECVDSEGRLYTRKVVQIEKFWDRTPIQITTPQSAKAPMIEKFFSNVEGVKVREKRLAAASMRMYKCNQCLQQFSKLGNFRVHACVRGNNRCEQCDQSFATPKALQLHTKVHDGEVDSNQKTFLCTTCGTEFCSHKSLRLHSRMHAPVRARHVDAPEGTPNATFTCPECGKTLSESYKDAHMTLHTGDSVTCTVCNRKFDSADSLAMHTAVHVELVSSRPPTPQISGLVSTNIDATTIPSTAALAMMTSSTLATTTASTIAVTSTTTVTTTTTTTVTMAEAGDSQKPYQCQHCGRRFTRPHEKVKHERIHTGEKPHACEVCGKTFRVSYCLTLHMRTHTGVRPYACQHCGKRFKASSVYNHHLLTHGEERAYTCPYCPKTFKTRVQLAGHKNSHTKPFRCTECSRPFASLYAVRAHIQTHKKDNNLKFSCYVCGASYGRAFALKDHLKQHGQDVMALPEPAREEEVHENFLLGEEELDEVKFVARPSLPPPTLPPPPPLPSPSPSPSPSPSLSPSPSPSPSQSPSSPPPSIPFPAIARSPCVNKTD
- the LOC139111884 gene encoding pre-mRNA-splicing factor ISY1 homolog, yielding MARNAEKAMTTLARWRAAQNNEGTRKEQERRPYLASECRDLRKAEKWRMQIIREIAKKVAQIQNAGLGEFRIRDLNDEINKLLREKRHWEAQIKELGGPDYSRVGPRMLDHEGREVPGNRGYKYFGAAKELPGVRELFEQEPPPPPRKTRAELMKDIDADYYGYMDDDDGILIPLEQKAEQEARGKCIQEWIDREKEPEVEVEVEVETTAQKMIPSQQDIQEALLVRKKKELLEKYGLD